In one window of Tenacibaculum mesophilum DNA:
- a CDS encoding L-serine ammonia-lyase has translation MSQFISVFDMLKIGVGPSSSHTLGPWRAAQQWIQKLKDTNEFLLIEEIKVDLYGSLSLTGKGHATDLAVLLGLSGADPEYIPIETIDVIINDIKTKELLFFNNERNIAFANGSVTFNKEFLPFHANGMTFRGYANGVEISTETYYSIGGGFIVQEDDNLAEDIEINKQNFPFPINRATELEAYCEKEELNISDIVYQNELVINSAEDIDKELHRIWNTMLECMYIGCHTQGILPGGLNVKRRAFETHQRLIKEAEYTNQQEWITAIRSTEVKFREILKWVSCLALSVNEVNASLGRVVTAPTNGSAGVIPAVIMYYLVIENHDATFEHVKKFLLVAGEIGSIFKKNATISAAMGGCQAEIGVSSAMAAAALTELLGGTPSQCLVAAEIAMEHHLGLTCDPIGGLVQVPCIERNAMGAIKAINAAELALETNPKESKVPLDKVVDTMWETAKDMNRNYKETSEGGLAVTVRLADC, from the coding sequence ATGTCGCAATTTATTAGTGTTTTTGACATGCTTAAAATTGGGGTGGGACCTTCTAGTTCTCATACCCTAGGCCCTTGGAGAGCGGCTCAACAATGGATTCAAAAATTAAAAGATACAAATGAATTTCTTTTAATTGAAGAAATAAAAGTGGACTTATATGGTTCTCTTTCATTAACAGGCAAAGGGCACGCAACAGATTTAGCTGTTTTATTAGGTTTAAGTGGAGCTGATCCTGAATATATTCCAATTGAAACAATTGATGTTATTATCAATGATATTAAAACTAAAGAACTTTTATTTTTTAATAATGAAAGAAATATTGCTTTTGCCAACGGCTCAGTAACATTCAATAAAGAGTTTTTACCTTTTCATGCTAATGGAATGACTTTTAGAGGATATGCTAACGGTGTAGAAATTTCTACAGAAACATACTATTCTATTGGTGGAGGGTTCATTGTGCAAGAAGACGATAATCTTGCTGAAGATATTGAGATAAATAAGCAAAACTTTCCGTTCCCTATCAACAGAGCTACTGAGCTTGAAGCCTATTGCGAAAAGGAAGAGTTAAATATTTCTGACATTGTTTACCAAAATGAACTTGTAATTAATTCTGCTGAAGACATCGACAAAGAATTGCATCGCATATGGAACACTATGTTAGAATGTATGTACATAGGTTGTCACACTCAAGGAATTTTACCTGGCGGATTAAATGTAAAACGACGTGCATTTGAAACACACCAAAGACTTATTAAAGAAGCTGAATATACGAACCAACAAGAATGGATTACTGCTATTAGAAGTACAGAAGTAAAATTCCGTGAAATTTTAAAATGGGTAAGCTGCTTAGCTTTATCTGTTAACGAAGTGAATGCTTCTTTGGGTAGAGTTGTTACTGCTCCAACCAACGGAAGTGCTGGAGTTATTCCTGCTGTAATAATGTATTATTTAGTAATAGAAAACCACGATGCTACTTTTGAACATGTTAAAAAATTCTTGCTAGTTGCTGGAGAAATAGGAAGTATTTTTAAGAAAAATGCAACAATTTCTGCTGCTATGGGTGGTTGTCAAGCTGAAATTGGTGTATCCTCTGCCATGGCCGCTGCTGCATTAACAGAATTGTTAGGCGGAACTCCGTCACAATGCTTAGTTGCTGCTGAAATTGCCATGGAACATCATTTAGGGCTTACTTGTGATCCTATTGGCGGATTGGTACAAGTACCTTGTATTGAACGTAACGCTATGGGGGCAATTAAAGCTATTAATGCTGCTGAATTAGCCTTAGAAACCAATCCAAAAGAATCTAAAGTTCCTTTAGACAAAGTAGTAGATACTATGTGGGAAACGGCTAAAGACATGAATAGAAACTACAAAGAGACTTCAGAAGGTGGTTTAGCTGTTACTGTTCGTTTAGCTGATTGTTAA
- a CDS encoding DUF2853 family protein codes for MSKFDEKVALYKKFMDDRDIRSNTDLLTAVTKGLGPSIYKKDAETVSGSDPKELETVKKNFLMKKLGLADGPELDKAIGEVMERIGKSERNKYRAVVYYMLVKKFDKESVYGM; via the coding sequence ATGAGTAAATTTGACGAAAAAGTGGCGCTTTATAAAAAGTTTATGGACGATAGAGATATTCGTTCTAACACTGATTTATTAACTGCTGTAACAAAAGGACTAGGCCCTTCTATTTATAAAAAAGATGCTGAAACCGTATCTGGAAGTGACCCTAAAGAACTAGAAACTGTTAAGAAAAACTTCTTAATGAAAAAATTAGGTTTAGCTGATGGACCTGAATTAGATAAAGCTATTGGAGAAGTAATGGAAAGAATTGGAAAGTCGGAAAGAAATAAGTATCGTGCGGTTGTATACTACATGTTGGTTAAGAAATTTGATAAAGAGTCTGTTTACGGAATGTAA
- a CDS encoding tetratricopeptide repeat protein, whose protein sequence is MSISKFESMLKTNEVYFFDAVEFETIIEHYLNIGKQSLAKKAVQLGLEQHPSSIQLKLMKVEILIFEDELHEAIKMLSNIEAVEPHNDEVFIQKAIILSKKKQHTEAIAILKESLQYIEDPSDVWSMIGMEYLYLDDFENARLNFAKCIEVDYEDYSSLYNIVYCFDMEGSHEDAIKFLNSYLDKNPYCEVAWHQLGRQYFELGMFKEALTAFDYAVLIDDSFIGGYLEKAKSLEELKRYEEAIDNYLVTLELDDPTAYAYIRIGECYDKLENTQTAIHFYKKAVHEDPLLDRGWVLLTNACYNQGNYEKALYYINKAIHIDESNVLYWRRYGDINLKLNFYEESVKAFKTCLSLGDKEIEIYIALVDILLFLGEFNQSLKILIQAKKTYKEFAEIEYRLCGLFMILGKEEYGVAHLNNALAIDFEYHTIVKDLFPFVFENKRIKKIISNYDKAVQ, encoded by the coding sequence ATGTCAATATCAAAATTTGAATCTATGTTGAAAACCAACGAGGTATATTTTTTCGATGCTGTAGAGTTTGAGACAATTATAGAGCATTATTTAAATATAGGTAAGCAGTCGTTGGCAAAAAAAGCTGTACAGTTAGGTTTAGAGCAGCATCCGTCTTCAATTCAATTAAAATTAATGAAAGTAGAAATTTTAATTTTTGAAGATGAATTGCATGAAGCAATTAAGATGTTATCTAATATCGAAGCTGTAGAACCTCATAATGATGAAGTATTTATCCAAAAAGCAATTATCTTATCTAAAAAGAAACAGCACACAGAAGCAATTGCTATTTTAAAAGAATCTTTACAGTATATAGAAGATCCATCTGATGTTTGGTCTATGATAGGTATGGAGTACTTGTATCTTGATGATTTTGAAAATGCACGTTTGAATTTTGCAAAGTGTATTGAGGTAGATTATGAAGATTATTCATCGTTGTACAATATAGTTTATTGTTTTGATATGGAGGGTAGTCATGAAGACGCAATAAAATTTTTAAATTCGTATTTAGATAAAAATCCATATTGTGAAGTCGCATGGCATCAATTAGGAAGACAATATTTTGAACTAGGAATGTTTAAAGAAGCATTAACAGCTTTTGATTATGCAGTATTGATTGATGATAGTTTTATAGGGGGGTATTTAGAAAAGGCAAAATCCTTAGAAGAATTAAAGCGCTATGAAGAAGCAATAGATAATTATTTGGTTACACTAGAATTAGATGACCCAACGGCTTATGCTTATATAAGGATTGGGGAGTGTTATGATAAACTTGAAAACACACAAACAGCAATACACTTTTATAAAAAGGCAGTACATGAAGACCCTCTTTTAGATAGAGGCTGGGTTTTATTAACAAATGCTTGTTATAATCAAGGAAATTATGAAAAAGCATTGTACTATATAAATAAAGCAATTCATATAGATGAATCAAATGTTTTATATTGGAGGCGTTATGGAGATATTAATTTAAAACTTAATTTTTACGAAGAATCAGTTAAAGCTTTTAAAACCTGCTTATCTTTAGGAGATAAAGAGATTGAAATTTACATTGCTTTAGTAGATATTTTATTGTTTTTAGGAGAATTTAATCAATCACTTAAGATATTAATTCAAGCAAAAAAAACGTATAAAGAATTTGCAGAAATTGAGTATAGACTTTGCGGATTGTTTATGATTCTAGGAAAAGAAGAGTATGGAGTGGCTCATTTGAATAATGCTTTAGCCATCGATTTTGAATATCATACAATTGTTAAGGACTTATTTCCTTTTGTTTTTGAAAATAAAAGAATAAAAAAAATTATATCTAATTACGATAAAGCTGTTCAATAA
- a CDS encoding sodium:solute symporter family protein has protein sequence MLLTSLDYIIIFGFFILSLLIGLWSSKSAGKNSSEFFLSGRNMPWWLLGVSMVATTFAADTPGLVTELVRENGVSGNWVWWAMLLTGMLTVFFYAKLWRKSGITTDLEFYELRYSGKMASFLRGFRAIYLGVIFNVITMAGVCLAGAKIANILLGISQEETLFYSSIVIVIYSSLGGLKGVLLTDFVQFLIAMVGSIWATIYIVGLPEIDGLSNLLTHPNVSDKLAMFPDFSDKEALITLFIIPFAVQWWSTWYPGAEPGGGGYIAQRMLAAKDEKNATWATLFFNFAHYALRPWPWIIVGLASLIIFPSLDSMNQAFPSLTTEMQGHDVAYAAMMTYLPAGLLGIVLTSLIAAFMSTISTQLNWGSSYIVNDFYSRFINKNASEKQKVVVGRISTIVLMLCAALFSFYLQSAKGVFDLLLQIGAGTGLLFILRWFWSRINPYSEIAAMAISFIIAVFFFINGKMEIPFTQIAGYWQLIIGVLVTTVGWVIVTLLTNPTNTKTLEKFDSLIFENENKFKNVGYKILGFITGTIGIYSFLFASGNWIYGETTLAATLSTISLICILILRKIWKFVS, from the coding sequence ATGTTATTAACCTCTCTTGATTATATTATTATTTTCGGTTTTTTTATTCTTTCATTGCTTATTGGTCTTTGGAGTTCAAAATCAGCAGGAAAGAACAGTTCCGAATTCTTTTTATCAGGAAGAAATATGCCATGGTGGTTGTTAGGGGTTTCTATGGTTGCAACTACATTTGCTGCTGATACTCCTGGATTGGTTACTGAATTAGTTAGAGAAAACGGTGTTTCTGGTAACTGGGTTTGGTGGGCAATGCTTCTTACAGGAATGCTTACCGTATTTTTTTATGCTAAACTATGGAGAAAATCAGGAATAACTACCGATTTAGAGTTCTATGAGCTACGTTACTCTGGTAAGATGGCTAGCTTTTTAAGAGGCTTTAGAGCTATTTATTTAGGTGTAATTTTTAACGTAATTACAATGGCAGGGGTTTGTTTAGCCGGAGCTAAAATTGCTAATATTTTATTAGGCATATCACAAGAAGAAACACTTTTTTATTCTTCAATAGTTATTGTTATTTACTCTTCTTTAGGTGGATTAAAAGGTGTTTTACTTACTGATTTTGTCCAGTTTTTAATTGCTATGGTTGGTTCTATTTGGGCTACTATATATATTGTTGGTTTACCAGAAATTGACGGACTTTCAAATTTATTGACACATCCTAACGTAAGTGACAAACTAGCAATGTTTCCTGATTTCTCAGATAAAGAAGCATTAATTACTTTATTTATAATTCCTTTTGCTGTACAATGGTGGAGTACTTGGTATCCTGGAGCTGAACCTGGTGGTGGTGGTTATATTGCGCAACGTATGTTAGCTGCTAAAGATGAAAAAAATGCTACTTGGGCTACTTTATTTTTCAATTTTGCCCATTATGCATTACGACCTTGGCCATGGATTATTGTTGGACTTGCTTCATTAATTATTTTTCCAAGTTTGGATAGTATGAATCAAGCATTTCCTAGTTTAACAACTGAAATGCAAGGACACGATGTGGCTTATGCTGCAATGATGACCTACTTACCTGCTGGATTATTAGGAATTGTATTAACCTCTTTAATAGCTGCTTTTATGAGTACAATTTCTACTCAATTAAATTGGGGAAGTTCATACATCGTAAATGATTTTTACAGTAGGTTTATCAATAAAAATGCTTCTGAAAAGCAAAAGGTAGTAGTTGGAAGAATATCAACTATAGTTTTAATGTTGTGTGCTGCTCTTTTTTCTTTCTATTTACAATCAGCTAAAGGAGTTTTCGATTTGCTGCTACAAATTGGTGCAGGAACTGGACTGTTATTTATTTTACGTTGGTTTTGGAGTAGAATTAACCCATATAGTGAAATTGCTGCAATGGCCATATCTTTTATAATTGCTGTTTTCTTTTTTATCAATGGAAAAATGGAGATTCCATTTACTCAAATTGCGGGATATTGGCAATTAATCATTGGCGTTTTGGTTACTACTGTAGGTTGGGTTATTGTAACTCTTTTAACAAACCCCACCAATACTAAAACCTTAGAAAAATTTGATAGTCTTATTTTTGAGAACGAAAATAAATTTAAAAATGTTGGATATAAAATTTTAGGGTTTATAACTGGAACTATAGGTATTTACAGCTTCTTATTCGCCTCTGGAAATTGGATTTATGGTGAAACAACTCTAGCTGCAACACTTTCAACAATCTCCTTAATTTGTATTTTAATTTTAAGAAAAATATGGAAGTTTGTTTCTTAA
- the pfkA gene encoding 6-phosphofructokinase — protein MRKIKKIAVMTSGGDAPGMNAAIRSVVRTCAYYRTDCMGIYRGYQGLIEGDLIPLTARSVNNIIHKGGTILKSARSKDFRTKEGRQKAYESLKKNNVDALVVIGGDGSFTGGVIFNQEFNFPIIGIPGTIDNDISGTSHTLGYDTALNTAVEAIDKIRDTASSHNRLFFVEVMGRDAGFIALNAGVGAGAEEILIPEEDLGLERMLESLKKSRRSGKSSSIVVVSEGDKTGKNVFELADYVEENLPEYEVRVSVLGHMQRGGSPSCFDRVLASRLGVSAVELLLDGKTNLMVGLKDNKVISTDLEKAIKGQHNIDTELLRVSDIMTT, from the coding sequence ATGAGAAAAATTAAAAAAATAGCAGTGATGACTTCTGGAGGGGATGCTCCAGGAATGAATGCCGCGATACGATCTGTTGTAAGGACTTGTGCTTATTACAGAACGGATTGTATGGGAATTTACAGAGGATATCAAGGGTTGATTGAAGGAGATTTAATTCCGTTGACCGCTAGAAGTGTTAATAATATTATTCACAAGGGAGGTACCATTTTAAAATCGGCTCGTTCAAAAGATTTTAGAACTAAAGAAGGACGTCAAAAAGCCTATGAAAGTCTAAAAAAGAACAATGTAGATGCCTTAGTGGTGATTGGTGGAGATGGTTCTTTCACAGGAGGAGTGATTTTTAATCAAGAGTTCAATTTTCCTATAATAGGAATTCCTGGAACCATAGATAATGATATTTCAGGAACAAGTCATACACTTGGTTACGATACAGCTTTGAATACAGCTGTAGAAGCAATTGATAAAATTAGAGATACTGCATCTTCTCATAATCGACTTTTCTTTGTTGAGGTTATGGGGCGTGATGCAGGATTTATAGCATTAAACGCTGGTGTTGGAGCAGGAGCAGAAGAGATTTTAATTCCTGAAGAAGACTTAGGGTTAGAAAGAATGTTGGAATCTTTGAAGAAGAGTAGAAGGTCAGGGAAATCGTCAAGTATCGTAGTAGTTTCGGAAGGAGATAAAACTGGTAAAAATGTATTTGAATTAGCTGATTATGTGGAAGAAAACTTACCTGAATATGAAGTAAGGGTTTCTGTGTTAGGACATATGCAGCGAGGAGGTTCTCCATCATGTTTTGATAGAGTTTTAGCAAGTAGATTAGGAGTAAGTGCTGTAGAACTTTTACTTGATGGAAAGACAAACTTGATGGTAGGGTTAAAAGATAATAAAGTAATTTCTACCGATTTAGAAAAAGCAATCAAAGGTCAACATAATATTGATACCGAATTATTACGCGTATCAGATATTATGACCACTTAA
- the gap gene encoding type I glyceraldehyde-3-phosphate dehydrogenase, whose translation MIKIGINGFGRIGRLAFRSAIKRDNIQVVAINDLLDVDYLAYLLKYDSVHGRFEGDVEVKDGNLVVNGQTIRITAERNPENLKWNEVGAEYVIESTGFFTDKDKAAMHITGGAKKVIISAPSKDANMYVMGVNHKELTADETIFSNASCTTNCLGPLTKVIHDNFGLKEGLMTTVHAATSTQNTVDGPNKKWRRGRSVVNNIIPTSTGAAKAVTKVIPELEGKLTGMAVRVPVADVSLVDLTFRTDKATSLKEILATLKEASEGEFKGIIGYTEDEVVSQDFVSETRTSVIDADACLELNENFFKVISWYDNEYGYATKIVDLLEYSASL comes from the coding sequence ATGATAAAAATAGGAATTAACGGATTTGGAAGAATTGGTCGATTAGCATTCCGTTCTGCAATAAAAAGAGACAACATTCAAGTTGTGGCTATTAACGATTTGTTAGATGTAGATTATTTAGCCTATTTGTTGAAGTATGATTCTGTTCATGGACGATTTGAAGGAGATGTTGAAGTGAAAGATGGAAATTTAGTTGTAAATGGACAAACAATAAGAATCACTGCTGAAAGAAACCCTGAGAACCTTAAATGGAATGAAGTAGGAGCAGAATATGTAATCGAATCTACAGGTTTTTTTACTGATAAAGATAAAGCAGCAATGCATATTACAGGTGGAGCGAAGAAAGTAATTATTTCAGCACCTTCAAAAGATGCTAATATGTATGTGATGGGAGTAAATCATAAAGAGTTAACAGCTGATGAAACTATTTTTTCAAATGCTTCATGTACTACAAACTGTTTAGGACCATTAACAAAAGTTATCCACGATAATTTTGGATTGAAAGAGGGATTAATGACTACAGTTCATGCTGCGACATCAACACAAAATACCGTTGACGGACCTAATAAGAAATGGAGAAGAGGACGTTCGGTAGTAAATAATATTATTCCTACGTCAACAGGGGCGGCAAAAGCAGTAACGAAAGTTATTCCAGAGTTAGAAGGTAAATTAACGGGTATGGCAGTTAGAGTTCCTGTGGCAGATGTTTCTTTAGTAGATTTAACGTTTAGAACAGATAAAGCGACTTCGTTAAAAGAAATTTTAGCAACATTAAAAGAGGCTTCAGAAGGAGAGTTTAAAGGGATTATTGGATATACTGAAGATGAGGTGGTGTCACAAGACTTTGTTTCAGAAACAAGAACATCTGTAATTGATGCTGATGCTTGTTTAGAGTTAAACGAGAACTTTTTCAAGGTAATTTCTTGGTATGATAATGAGTATGGATATGCTACTAAAATTGTAGATTTATTAGAGTATTCGGCTTCTTTATAA
- a CDS encoding methylglyoxal synthase, producing the protein MEIAIIAHDGMKAEMVQFLNEHKEVLRQKSVQLISTGTTGEKAEKAGFEVTKFLSGPIGGDAQIAGRVAEGKCQMVLFFRDPLAKHPHEPDISMLMRLCDVHDVPLATNPSTAELLIKAI; encoded by the coding sequence ATGGAAATAGCAATTATAGCACATGATGGAATGAAAGCTGAAATGGTTCAGTTTTTAAATGAACACAAAGAAGTTTTACGTCAAAAAAGTGTTCAGTTAATTTCAACGGGAACAACAGGGGAGAAAGCAGAAAAAGCAGGTTTTGAAGTAACAAAATTTTTATCAGGGCCTATTGGAGGTGATGCGCAAATTGCTGGTAGAGTAGCAGAAGGGAAGTGTCAAATGGTATTATTTTTTAGAGATCCTTTAGCAAAGCATCCTCATGAGCCAGATATTTCTATGCTAATGCGTTTGTGTGATGTACATGATGTGCCGTTAGCGACAAATCCATCAACGGCAGAATTATTAATAAAAGCGATATAA